In the Streptomyces fradiae ATCC 10745 = DSM 40063 genome, CCGCCCCGGTCCGCGGCACCAGGCGCACGTTCACGAGTGCGGCGGCCACCGCGGCGATGGCGATGCCGGCCCAGACCCGCCGCCACGAGCCCACCGCGGCCAGGACGGCCAGCCCGCCCAGCAGTACCAGTCCGCCGCTGGTGCCGGTCGTGATGACCGCCAGCGCCCTGGGCCGCTGTCGCGACGGCACCGAGCGGGTCACGATGTCGGAGTAGGGCGCCCAGACCCAGCCGCCGGCGCTGCCGGCCAGGACCACACCGACGGCGAGCGGCTCCGGGGACCGGGCGAGGGTCACGATCACCGCCCCGGCGGCGCCGCACACCCCGCCCGCGGTCGTCGGCGCGCGCGGGCCGTGGCGGGCGGCGAGCCGTCCCGCGAGCAGCAGCCCGGCCAGGTAGCCCGCGAAGGTCGCGCCGGCGATCAGGCCCAGCACCGACTCGGAGAGCCCCAGGTCCGCCCGGATGCCGGGCAGTGTCAGACCGTAGGCGTAGCGGGCCATGCCGAACGCGACCCCGACCACCGCCGCCCCGGCCAGGCCGATCCGTCCGCCCGCGGAGAGCGTCATGGGACCCCCGTCACGCCGTGGGCCCGGCGGCATCACGGACCCGCGGCCGGGTGCGGCGGGTGTCGACCAGCACGGGGCGCATGCGCCAACCCTTCCACAGCGGGACCGGTCCGGCCGGATCCCGGTGGCGTCGATGTGCCGGAGCCACGCCTCCTGATCGGACCCGACGGGTCGGCGGGATGCCGATGCGCCGGGGCGGTCAGCCTCCGGCGCCCGGGTCGGAGGACGGGGTCCGGGGGCGTGCCGGGGGTTAGGTGTTCGCGGGGCGAGTGGTCACGACAGGGGTGGCGCGCAGTGCGGTGACCGCCGCCGCGCAGGCCGCCGGGCCCGGTGCCGTCAGCAGGGCCGTGCCGAGGCGGTCCGCCGACGACCTGAGCGGCGTCACCGGGTCGCCCGGCTCCACCGGCACGTCCCAGTGCTCCAGCCGCCAGGCCGCCGGTTCCGGCCGGGGCGCGACGGACGTGACGCGGCCGGGCGGCGCGGTCACGAACACGGTCGCCGCCGCCGCCACGGCCTCCCCCGGCTCCTCGCGCGGGCCCACCCCGAGCACCCACCCCAGGGCGGCGCGCCGCCAGTCCACGCGCCGGGTGAGCCGTACGAGGTCGGGGATGCCGTCGCCGCCGGGCCGGGTGTGCGTCTCGATCACGGTCACCCGGCCGCCCTCGACCTTGACCTCCGTGTGCGCGGGGCCGTCGGCGAGGCCCACCGCGTCGAGGAGTTCCGCGACCGCCCGCTCCACGCGCCGCCGGCCGGCCGCGCCCAGCGAGGGCGGCGGCATCAGATGCGCCACCTCGACGAACGCCTCGCCCTCGGTGCGCTTCTCGGCGATGCCCAGGAACGTGTGGCGCCCGCCCGAGGAGAGCGACTCGACGCTGAACTCCCGCCCCCCGACGTACCGTTCCAGCAGGGTGGCGCGGTTCCTGCGGTCCTCCGGCAGGTCCTCCGCCGCGCGCAGCAGCGTGACGGCGTGGCTGCCGGTGCCGCCGACCGGCTTGGCGACGACCAGCGCGCCCGCCCCGGCGCCACGGGGGCCGCCGCGGTGGCCACCAGGCCCGTGACCGGGCCGCCCGCCGCGGGTCCCGTGGCCGCTGTGCCCGCCACCGTGGCCGCCGGGGCCGTCTCCGCGCCCGCCACCGCGGCCGCCGTCCGGTGCGAAGAGCCCGGCCACCGCCCGCGCGTCGTCCCCGGCCGCGAACGGCGGGTTCAGGTGCGGGGCCTTCCGCTCCAGCAGGCGCCGCATCTCCAGCTTGTCGCGCGTCGCCCGTACGACCTCCGGCGGCACCCCGGCCGCGCCGAGGCGCCGCGCCGCGACGGCCGCCGGTTCCAGGCCGAGCTCGGTCAGCGAGACGACGGCGGCCGGGGCCAGGGGGCGCAGCACCTCGTCCACGAACCGGAGGAACGTCGGACCGTGCTGGTAGTCGGCCGCGTGGTACGCGGCGGCCGGGACGTCCAGCGGCGCGGCGCCCGGCAGCCGTACGTGGACGACGTCGGCGGGCAGCGTGGCCGCCGCCCGGGCGACCGCCGCGTCGGCGCCGAGGACGACGAGCGTCACGGCGCCCGCCCCGGGGCGCGCACCCGGCCGGCGCGGTGTTCGTAGCCGCACTCCACACGCCGGATCGTAGCCGCCGCCGTACGGCCGGGGAGGGCGTACCGGGACCCGTCGTGGTGGCTCCTGGGCGGGGCCTCCCGGGCGGGCCTCGTGTGCCGAGCCGCGAGGGTGGGAGGCTCGGGAGGCGGGGCCGTCCGGTGGCGCCTCACCCGATGGCGCCTCACCCGGTGGCGCCTCACCCGCTGGTGCCTCCCCGGGTGGCGCCTCACCCGGTGGCGCCTCCCCTGCTGGTGCCTCCCCCGCTGGTGCCTCTCCGGTGGCGCCTCTCCGGTGGTGCGGACGCGTTCGTACGGCTCCGCTCACTCCGCCCGCAGTTCCGGTGGCAGTGGCCGGGCGTGCAGGACGTCCAGGCGCGACACCGCCCGGGTCAGGGCGACGTACAGCCGGCTGAGGCCGCGGGGGTCCCCGCCCGCGACCGTCGCGGGCTCGGCCAGGATCACGTGGTCGTACTCCAGGCCCTTCGCCAGCCCGGCCGGCACCACCGTGACGCGCGGCGCGTCGGCGGCGACCTCGCCGGGGTGCCCCGCCGGTACGCCCGCCGCGGCCAGCACCTCGCGCGTCCGCCCGTACGCCGCGTCCGCCACGACCACCCCGACGGAGCCCTCCCGTGCCAGCGCGGCCCGCACGGCGTCCACGACCGCCGTCTCCAGGACGTCCACCGCCCGTACGGTCACCTCGCCGTCCCGCCGCACCGACCGGGCGGGCGGCACGTCCACGGGGAGCGCGGCGAGCAGCCGGTTGGCCAGCTCGACGACGGCGCCCGGCACCCGGTACCCGGCCGTCAGCGCCGTGACCCGCGCGTCCGGGCGGCCCAGGTGCGCGAGCTGCTCCCGCCAGTCGCGGGCCGCCCAGGGGGCCGTGCCCTGCGCGAGGTCGCCCAGCACGGTGAGGGAACCGGACGCGGCGGTACGGCGGGCGACCGCCCGGCACTGCATGGGCGACAGGTCCTGCGCCTCGTCCACCACGATGTGGCCGTACCCGGCGGGGCGTTCGAGCGCGGCGGCCAGTTCGTCGAGGAGGACCAGGTCGGCGGCGGTCCAGCGGGCGGAGCGGTACGAGCGCGGGGGCCTCGCCCAGCGGATCGCGGCCCGCTCGGCGCCGGTCAGCACGGGGTCGCGCGGGTCGGCCAGCACCTCGGCGAGCACCTGCTCGGGGGTGGCCCTGGGCCAGCACGCGTCCAGCAGGGCGGCGACCGGGCGGGACCGGCCCGCCCGCCGCTCCCACGCGGCGCCCACCGGTCCGGCGCGCCGCTCGGCACGCGCGCGCAGCGCCCGTACGACCCGGCTGCGCAGGCGCTCCCGGCCCACCAGGTACGGCGGGGCCTCCGCCCGTACCTCCGCGACGAGCGCGGCCAGCTCGTCCGCCGGGAC is a window encoding:
- a CDS encoding ATP-grasp domain-containing protein — protein: MTLVVLGADAAVARAAATLPADVVHVRLPGAAPLDVPAAAYHAADYQHGPTFLRFVDEVLRPLAPAAVVSLTELGLEPAAVAARRLGAAGVPPEVVRATRDKLEMRRLLERKAPHLNPPFAAGDDARAVAGLFAPDGGRGGGRGDGPGGHGGGHSGHGTRGGRPGHGPGGHRGGPRGAGAGALVVAKPVGGTGSHAVTLLRAAEDLPEDRRNRATLLERYVGGREFSVESLSSGGRHTFLGIAEKRTEGEAFVEVAHLMPPPSLGAAGRRRVERAVAELLDAVGLADGPAHTEVKVEGGRVTVIETHTRPGGDGIPDLVRLTRRVDWRRAALGWVLGVGPREEPGEAVAAAATVFVTAPPGRVTSVAPRPEPAAWRLEHWDVPVEPGDPVTPLRSSADRLGTALLTAPGPAACAAAVTALRATPVVTTRPANT